A stretch of Cyanobacterium sp. HL-69 DNA encodes these proteins:
- a CDS encoding UspA domain-containing protein, which translates to MDKKLDSENKKNNSLSLGFHKIIVSLDYPETNKEVYQQALEIAKNNHSQLMLCHCLHENLSHNTDLLMPSVVGSGMYTSEVWDVEQEMLEDSRKKVNEWLESLQAEAYQADVKCEFMCLTGSIALEICELAKDWEADLIVTGRRGLKGLGEALLGSVSNYVVHNAPCAVLVIQHGIKN; encoded by the coding sequence ATGGATAAAAAATTAGATAGTGAAAATAAAAAAAATAATAGTTTATCCCTAGGCTTTCATAAGATTATTGTAAGTTTAGACTACCCCGAAACTAATAAAGAAGTTTATCAACAAGCCCTAGAGATAGCAAAAAACAATCATAGCCAATTGATGCTGTGCCATTGTTTGCACGAAAATTTGTCTCATAACACTGATTTATTAATGCCCTCTGTGGTGGGTAGTGGAATGTACACCTCAGAAGTGTGGGATGTCGAGCAAGAAATGCTAGAAGATAGCAGAAAGAAAGTGAATGAATGGTTAGAATCGCTACAAGCTGAAGCCTATCAAGCAGATGTCAAATGCGAATTTATGTGTCTGACTGGTAGTATTGCTCTCGAAATCTGTGAATTAGCAAAGGATTGGGAAGCGGATTTAATAGTTACTGGGCGCCGTGGTTTAAAAGGTTTAGGAGAGGCTTTACTAGGTAGTGTCAGCAACTATGTTGTCCATAATGCTCCCTGTGCTGTTTTAGTAATACAACATGGGATAAAAAATTAA
- the argD gene encoding acetylornithine aminotransferase ArgD: MSTATLTSSFDVTERDTFDKYVMNTYGRFPVTIEKGEGCKLWDTEGKEYLDFVAGIATCTLGHGHPALIEAVTEQIKKLHHVSNLYYIPEQGALAKKIVENSCADKVFFCNSGAEANEAAIKLVRKYAHTVLEFLEEPVILTAKSSFHGRTLATVTATGQPKYQKHFQPLVPGFEYVNYNDIRAVEEAITDIDEGDRRVAAIMIEPLQGEGGVRPGDLDYFLRLRKICDDTGILLVFDEVQVGVGRTGKMWGYENLGVEPDIFTSAKGLAGGIPIGAMMCKASCDVFEPSNHASTFGGNPFVCAAALKVLETVESGGILQNVQARGEQLRTRLRAIATAYPQIFEEVRGWGLINGIEIKADADLTSIEVVKKAMEKGLLLAPAGPKVIRFVPPLIISSEEIDQGADILEQTLKDLV; encoded by the coding sequence GTGAGCACGGCAACTTTAACATCTAGCTTTGACGTAACGGAAAGAGACACTTTTGATAAATACGTAATGAACACCTATGGGCGTTTTCCTGTAACTATCGAAAAAGGAGAAGGCTGTAAGTTGTGGGATACGGAAGGAAAAGAATATCTTGATTTTGTAGCAGGAATTGCGACTTGTACCCTTGGCCATGGACATCCTGCTTTAATTGAAGCGGTTACTGAGCAAATCAAAAAACTTCATCATGTTTCTAATCTTTACTATATTCCTGAACAGGGAGCATTAGCAAAAAAGATTGTAGAAAATTCCTGTGCGGATAAGGTTTTCTTTTGTAATTCTGGGGCAGAAGCCAATGAGGCGGCAATTAAATTAGTAAGAAAATATGCCCATACGGTATTAGAATTTTTAGAAGAGCCTGTAATTTTAACGGCGAAGTCTAGTTTTCATGGACGGACTTTGGCGACTGTCACGGCAACGGGACAACCCAAGTATCAAAAGCACTTCCAGCCTTTAGTTCCAGGGTTTGAATATGTAAACTATAATGATATTCGTGCGGTAGAGGAAGCTATTACTGATATTGATGAGGGCGATCGCCGTGTAGCTGCTATCATGATAGAACCTTTACAAGGGGAAGGCGGTGTGCGCCCTGGGGATTTGGACTACTTCCTCAGACTCAGAAAAATATGCGATGATACGGGCATTCTTCTGGTGTTTGATGAGGTGCAAGTGGGAGTAGGACGCACAGGAAAAATGTGGGGCTACGAAAATCTGGGGGTTGAGCCTGATATTTTCACCAGTGCTAAAGGATTGGCTGGGGGTATCCCCATCGGGGCAATGATGTGTAAAGCTAGTTGTGATGTTTTTGAACCTAGCAACCATGCTAGTACCTTCGGCGGGAATCCCTTCGTTTGTGCGGCGGCTCTCAAGGTGCTAGAAACTGTCGAGAGTGGGGGTATTTTACAAAATGTTCAGGCCCGTGGAGAACAACTTAGAACCCGCTTAAGGGCGATTGCAACTGCCTATCCTCAAATATTTGAAGAAGTGAGAGGTTGGGGTTTAATTAACGGTATTGAAATCAAAGCCGATGCCGATTTAACCTCCATTGAAGTAGTTAAAAAAGCCATGGAAAAAGGTTTATTGCTAGCCCCCGCAGGGCCTAAAGTAATTCGTTTTGTACCTCCTTTAATCATTTCCAGTGAAGAAATTGACCAAGGGGCTGATATTTTAGAACAAACCCTGAAGGATTTAGTCTAG
- the hemE gene encoding uroporphyrinogen decarboxylase HemE → MSDLPLLLRVARGENGDRPPVWMMRQAGRYMKVYRDLRDKYPNFRERSENPDLAIEISLQPWRAFQPDGVIMFSDILTPLPGMGIPFDIIESKGPIIDPPIRSLEQIENLRPLDPEESLPFIKTILKTLRSEVGNKSTVLGFVGSPWTLAAYAIEGKSSKNYSIIKSMAFSEPEILHKLLGKIADAIAVYVRYQIDCGAQVVQLFDSWAGQLSPQDYQIFALPYQQRVVRQVKETHPDTPLILYISGSAGVLEKMGQSGVDIVSVDWTVDMAQARARLGQDMKVQGNMDPGTLFGSPEFIKARVHDTVKQAGNQGHIMNLGHGVLVGTPEDHVRVFFETAKSIRY, encoded by the coding sequence ATGAGCGATTTACCTCTTTTATTAAGGGTTGCAAGGGGAGAAAATGGCGATCGCCCTCCCGTGTGGATGATGCGTCAAGCGGGACGTTATATGAAAGTATATAGAGATTTAAGAGATAAATATCCCAATTTTCGGGAACGCTCAGAAAATCCAGATCTTGCCATCGAAATCTCCCTACAACCTTGGAGAGCATTTCAACCTGACGGAGTGATCATGTTTTCCGACATCCTTACACCGTTACCCGGTATGGGTATCCCCTTCGACATCATCGAAAGCAAAGGGCCTATCATCGATCCTCCCATCCGTAGTTTAGAACAAATCGAGAATCTACGCCCCCTAGATCCCGAAGAATCATTACCCTTTATAAAAACTATTTTAAAAACCCTTCGCTCCGAAGTGGGCAACAAATCCACCGTACTAGGTTTTGTAGGCTCTCCTTGGACTTTAGCCGCCTATGCCATTGAAGGTAAAAGCTCTAAAAATTACTCCATCATCAAGAGTATGGCGTTTTCAGAGCCTGAAATATTACATAAATTACTTGGTAAAATAGCCGATGCGATCGCCGTTTATGTGCGCTATCAAATCGACTGCGGAGCGCAAGTAGTCCAACTATTCGACTCCTGGGCAGGACAACTCAGCCCCCAAGACTATCAAATTTTTGCCCTACCCTATCAACAAAGAGTAGTAAGACAAGTAAAAGAAACCCACCCCGACACTCCCCTAATTCTCTATATCAGCGGTAGTGCTGGAGTCCTAGAAAAAATGGGTCAATCAGGAGTAGATATTGTCAGCGTTGATTGGACAGTCGATATGGCCCAAGCCAGAGCCAGACTAGGACAAGACATGAAAGTGCAAGGTAATATGGATCCAGGCACCCTATTCGGTTCCCCCGAATTTATCAAAGCTAGAGTCCATGACACCGTCAAACAAGCAGGAAACCAAGGACATATCATGAACTTAGGTCATGGTGTCTTAGTCGGTACTCCAGAAGACCATGTTAGAGTTTTCTTTGAAACTGCCAAAAGTATCCGCTACTAA
- the guaB gene encoding IMP dehydrogenase GuaB encodes MEIAIGRGKTARRAYGIDEIALVPGMRTLDPILADTKVELGGIEREIPIIASAMDGVVDVKMAVLLSELGSMGVLNLEGIQTRYEDPNPILDRIASVGKSEFVGLMQELYSEPVKPELIKKRISEIKEKGGIAAVSLTPAGAANYGDAVAEAGADVVFIQATVVSTAHLSPESIDPLDLADFCEKMPMPVFLGNCVTYEVAMNLMKAGAAGVLVGIGPGAACTSRGVLGVGIPQATAVADCAAARDDFHRETGKYVSIIADGGIITGGDICKCIACGADAVMIGSPIARSAEAPGRGFHWGMATPSPVLPRGTRINVGTTGTIEEILTGPAKLDDGTHNLLGALKTSMGTLGAKDIKEMQQVEVVIAPSLLTEGKVYQKAQQLGMGK; translated from the coding sequence GTGGAAATCGCAATTGGTCGTGGAAAAACAGCTCGTCGAGCTTACGGTATAGATGAAATCGCCTTAGTACCGGGGATGAGAACCCTAGACCCTATATTAGCAGATACAAAAGTAGAATTAGGGGGCATTGAAAGAGAAATTCCCATTATTGCCAGTGCCATGGATGGTGTAGTTGACGTAAAAATGGCAGTGTTACTCTCCGAATTAGGATCTATGGGAGTGCTTAATCTTGAAGGCATTCAAACCCGTTACGAAGATCCTAACCCTATTTTAGACCGTATTGCCTCTGTGGGTAAGTCTGAGTTTGTGGGCTTAATGCAAGAATTATATAGTGAGCCTGTAAAACCTGAGTTGATCAAAAAAAGAATTAGCGAAATCAAAGAAAAAGGGGGCATTGCGGCAGTTAGTTTAACTCCTGCAGGGGCGGCTAATTATGGCGATGCGGTAGCTGAAGCGGGGGCAGATGTTGTCTTTATTCAAGCCACGGTAGTATCCACTGCACACCTTTCCCCTGAATCTATTGATCCTTTAGATTTAGCTGATTTTTGTGAAAAAATGCCCATGCCCGTATTCCTCGGAAACTGTGTTACCTACGAGGTGGCTATGAATTTGATGAAAGCAGGGGCTGCTGGAGTCTTGGTCGGTATTGGACCTGGGGCTGCTTGTACTTCCCGTGGTGTTTTAGGGGTAGGTATTCCCCAAGCGACAGCAGTGGCTGATTGTGCGGCGGCTAGGGATGATTTCCACAGAGAAACTGGTAAATATGTATCTATCATTGCTGATGGTGGTATCATCACTGGGGGAGATATTTGTAAATGTATCGCCTGTGGTGCGGATGCGGTGATGATTGGTTCTCCCATTGCTCGTAGTGCTGAGGCTCCTGGACGTGGGTTCCACTGGGGTATGGCAACTCCTAGCCCTGTGTTGCCCCGTGGTACTCGTATTAATGTAGGTACTACTGGTACTATTGAGGAAATTTTAACTGGTCCTGCAAAACTAGATGATGGTACTCACAATTTACTGGGCGCTCTTAAAACCAGTATGGGTACTTTGGGAGCTAAGGACATCAAGGAAATGCAACAGGTTGAGGTGGTTATTGCTCCTTCTCTGTTGACTGAAGGTAAGGTATATCAAAAGGCTCAACAGTTAGGGATGGGTAAGTAG
- the petM gene encoding cytochrome b6-f complex subunit PetM encodes MTAESMLFGGAILCFSVVLVGLAWGFLLLKITGEAE; translated from the coding sequence ATGACTGCTGAAAGTATGTTGTTTGGTGGGGCAATTCTTTGTTTTAGTGTTGTATTAGTAGGTTTGGCTTGGGGCTTTTTGCTTTTAAAAATTACTGGAGAAGCTGAATAA